DNA sequence from the Streptomyces cinnabarinus genome:
GGCCACCGCGGGTCCATCGCGAGGGGGTATCTCGCTCGTCTGAGCTTAACCGGCGGGTAACGAGCGCGCCAGTCCTCGTCCTTCACCGGCTTTGTGATGTAGGTCCCGTGCCGGCCCGGCCCCCCATAGGGTCGATGTCATGGACGAAGAGTTGCGATCACTCACGGAGCGTTTACGGCGGGAGTCGGGCGGGGGCGCGGGCTTCGAGCGGCTGCTGGTGGCCGGGGATCTCGACGAGCTGGCCGAAGCGCTGATCGCGCCGGGGCAGTCGCTGTGGGCCCGGGAGCTGGCCGCGTTCCGGCTCGGACTCGCCGGCGATCGGCGTGCGTTCGAGTCCCTCGTCCTGCTGCTGAACCACCGCGACCCGCAGCGCTGCGCGTCCGCGGCCCACGCCCTGGCCCGGCTCGGCGACCCGCGCACCGCCCGGGCGGCGGCCGCCCTCGCCACCAACGAACTCCGCGTCGCCTACGCCCTGCACCCGGTCCGCCTGCTGGTGGAGCTGCGGGCGCCCGAGGCCGTCCCCGCGCTGATCACCACCCTGGAGCGACGGCTGCGCCCCCACGACCCCTACCGCCGGGTGGCGCTCGCCTGCGTGGAGGGCCTCGGCACCCTCGGCGACGCCCGCGCCCGGACCGTACTCAGCGAGGCCCTGGCTCATCCGACGCTGGCGGAGGCGGCGGTGCACGCGCTGGCGCGGATTCCGAAGCAGCGGTGAGATGGCGTCAGGCGGTGCCCAGCCGCCGTGTGTAGCGCACCTCGGGGACGAGGACGCCGTCCACCTCGAAGGGCTCCTCGGCGCCGTCCGGACGGAAACCGGCCCGCTCGTAGAAGCGGCGGGCACCGGTGTTCTCCTTCAGTACCCACAGGAACATCCGCGCGTGCCCGGCGGCCGAGCAGCGCCGTAGGGACTCCTCCAGGAGGGCGTGGCCGATGCCGTCGCCGTAGTGGCCGGGGTCGACATAGATCGCGTACAGCTCGGCGTCCCCGGTCCGGGCCTCGCCCTCGCGGTAGGGGCCGTGGCAGGCCCACCCCGCCGTGCTGCCGTCCCGCTCGGCGATCAGGTTCACCACGGTGTCGGCGAGGTCGGTGAACCGGGCGCGGCGGCGCTCGGCGTCCTCCGCGACGCTGAGCGCGTCGAGATGGCTCTGCGGCATCAGTCCCCGGTAGGCGCTACGCCACCCGCCGATCCGTATCTCGGAGACCCGCTCGCAGTCGCCGTAGACCATGTCCCGCACGCGGATCCCGCTCACGTGTCGATGTCCTCCAAGGTCGCCCCGGGGGGCGGGGGTTCCGGTCAGTTCCGTCATGCGTCCATGGTGGACCATGGGACTGACATCGCCCGCCCCCCGAGGGTGCCTCAGCCGCGGAAGCCCAGCAGGCCGTGCAGGGTCGCGCCGCGCGACGACGGGGACGATGTCGCGGTCGGCGGCTTCGGGTCGGGCAGGGCGTCGCACACCGCGTCGACCTCACCGCCGCTGCGCGGCACCGTGCCGTCGGTCAGGTACTGCGCGAGGTGCTTGTCCAGGCAGGCGTTCCCGCTCAGCGAGATGCCGTGGTTCTGCCCGCCCTGTTCCACCACCAGGCTGGAGCCCTTGAGCATCCGGTGGACCGTCACGGCGCCGTGGTACGGCGTGGCCGCGTCCCCGGTCGCCTGGAGGAGCAGCGTCGGCGGCAGTTCGTGGTTGGCGACGTTCACCGGGTCCAGGGTGTCGGTGGGCCAGAACGCGCAGGGTGCGTTGTACCAGGCGTTGGACCAGGTCATGAACGGCGCCTTCCGGTACACCGCCCAGTTGTCCTGGCGCCACTGCCCCCAGTCACGCGGCCAGTCCGCGTCCCGGCACTGCACGGAGGTGTAGACGCTGTAGCCGTTGTCCCCGGCCGCGTCCACGGCGGCGAAGTCCTCGTACGCCTCCACCAGCGGATCGGTGTTCTTGTCGCCCACGTACGCCGCGAACGCCTCGGCCAGATAAGGCCAGTAGCCGTTGTAGTAGCCGCCCGGCAGGAAGGTGTCCTCCAGCTCGGCGGCGCCCACCTTGCCGCCGGCCGGCTTCTTCGCCAGCGCGGCCCGCATCGCGTACCACTTCTCCTCGATCCTGGCCGGGTCGGTGCCCAGCTTGTAGGTCGCGTGGTGCTTGGCGACCCACGCCATGAAGGCGAGGTGACGGTCGTTGAAGGCGTAGTCCTGAGCGAGGTTGTCCTCGTACCAGACGCCCGTGGGATCGACCACGGAGTCCAGCACCAGCCGGCGCACCCGCTGCGGGAAGAGCTTGGCGTAGACCGCGCCGAGGTAAGTGCCGTACGAGTAACCGAAGTAGTTGATGCGCTTGTTGCCCACGGCCTGCCGGATCGCGTCCATGTCCTGCACGGCGCTGATCGTGTTGATGTACGGCAGCAGATCGGCGTGCTTGTCGCGGCACGCCCTCGCGAAGGACCGCGCACGCTGGAGGTTGGCCCGCTCGATCGCCGGGGTGCTCGGCACCGAGTCCGGGCGCACCGGGTTGAAGTACCCGGGCTTGCAGTCCAGGGCGGGCTTGCTCTTGCCGACCCCGCGCGGGTCGAAGCCGATGACGTCGTACTGCGCCGCCACCTCCTTGGGCAGCGTGTTGGCGACGAATCCGGCCAGGGTCAGACCGCTGCCGCCGGGGCCGCCGGGGTTGACCAGCAGCGGGCCCTGGAACTTCGTCGCGGTGTGCGGCACACGGGAGAGCGCGAGCGTGATCTTCCGCCCGTGCGGATTCGCGTGGTCGAGCGGCACCTTGAGGGAAGCGCACTGGAGCGTCGGATACGTGGTCGTGCCGCAGTTCTTCCAGCTGAGCTTCGGCGCCGAGTGGGGCGCGGAGGCCTCGGCGGGCACGGCCGTGAACGACCCGGCCAAGACGACGGCGGCACCGCACAGCACGGCTGCGCGTTTTCTCATCGAGTCCTCCCAGGACGGAGGGTGTGCGGACCGCGAGGGTCACGGTCCCCGCCGCATAGTCCCGGAAAGCCCGCCCGGAAGAACGTGTTCTGCCAATACTTGACCCAATCGGATCGCGCGATGCGCTCGGATGCTCTCAGATCTCGGATGCTCTCAGATCAGCGAGAGTTGAACCGGCTCGGACATCTGAGACTCGGTCAGCCGCGGCTCGGCCGCCTCCGGTTCACGGATCCGGCGGGGCATGCCCGCGCGCGTGGGGCCGATGCCGTACTCCTCGGCCAGTTCGTGCACCTGACGGGTGATCCGGCGCTGGTACCACTTCGGGGCGTAGGCGCCGTCCGCGTACAAGCGCTGGTAGCGGCGCACCAGATACGGGTGGTGCCGTTCCAGCCAGGCCATGAACCACTCCCGGGCGCCGGGCCGCAGATGCAGCACCAGCGGTGTCACCGAGGTCGCGCCTGCCGCCGCTATCGCCCTTACGGTGGCTCGCAGTTGGGCCGGGCTGTCGCTCAGGAACGGGATCACCGGAGCCATCAGCACCCCGCACCCGATGCCGTGCTCACCGAGGGTGCGCACGACCTCCAGGCGCCGTTCCGGAGCGGGCGTGCCCGGCTCCACGGTGCGCCACAGCTCGGCGTCGGTGAAGCCGACCGAGACGGAGATGCCGACGTCCGTCACCGCGGCCGCCTGCTTCAGCAGCTCCAGGTCGCGCAGGATGAGCGTGCCCTTGGTCAGGATCGAGAAGGGGTTGGCGTGGTCGCGCAGGGCGCCGATGATGCCCGGCATCAGCCGGTAGCGGCCCTCGGCCCGCTGGTAGCAGTCGACGTTCGTGCCCATCGCGATGTGCTCGCCGAGCCAGCGCCGCGAGCCGAGCTGGCGGCGCAGCAGCTCCGGGGCGTTCACCTTGACCACGATCTGGGAGTCGAAGCCGAGCCCGGTGTCGAGGTCCAGATAGCTGTGGGTCTTGCGCGCGAAGCAGTACACACACGCGTGCGAGCAGCCGCGGTAGGGGTTCACCGTCCACTCGAAGGGCATGCGGGAGGCCCCCGGCACCCGGTTGATGATCGAGCGGGCCCGGATCTCGTGGAAGGTGATGCCACGGAACTCGGGGGTGTCGAAGGTACGGGTCGTGACCGCGTCGGCGCCGAACAGCGCGGCGTCGGCCCGGCTGTGTTCGGAGCCGCTGCGGTCCGACTCCAGGGCGAGGTTCTCCCAGCGCATGAGCCCTCCTCGGTAGCACTGGCCACAGAATAGAACACATGTTCCCTTGATCGTGCGACCCCGATTTGGGCGGCCGGGTCACGGGGTGGTTGGCTTGCCCCGGCCCCGAGCGGGCCTGTCCCCGCAATTCACCTCACGGAGGAAGTCAATGGCGCAGGTCGAAGCCGTCACGGAGCGGGTCGTCGCGGCGGACGCGGAGAAGGTGTTCGACGCGCTCGCCGACTACAGCGGCACCCGCGAGAAGGTGCTGACCGAGCACTTCAGCGAGTACGAGGTGCGCGAGGGCGGTGACGGCGAGGGCACCCTCGTCCACTGGAAGCTCCAGGCCACCAGCAAGCGCGTGCGCGACTGCCTCCTGGAGGTCAGCGAGCCCACCGACGGCGAGCTCGTCGAGAAGGACCGCAACTCCTCCATGGTCACCACCTGGCGGGTCACCCCGGCCGGCGAGGGCAGGTCCCGCGTCGTGGTCACCACCACCTGGCAGGGGGCCGGCGGTATCGGCGGCTTCTTCGAGAAGACCTTCGCCCCCAAGGGGCTCGGCCGGATCTACGGCGCCCTGCTGGACCGGCTCGCCGCCGAGGTCGAGAAGTAAGTCCCCGGTGTCCGGGGGGTGTTGAACTCGCTCACCGGATCGAGTGGATCTCCCCGTGCCGCGCCGGATCGGCGTAACTCGTCGCGCTTGCTCGTAGTTGTCGCATTACGCGGGAATTGCGTGGCAGGTGCGACGAGGGGAGCGGTACGTGGGCGGGACGACTCCGGTACAGGACCGACCGGTCGAGGCACCCCCCGAACCGCCCACGACGCCACCGGCGGCCGATACCGAACTCAGCCCGCGCCGGGTCCGGTTGGTCTTCTTCGGGCTGATGCTCGCGCTGCTGCTGGCCGCGCTGGAGCAGATGATCGTCGCCACCGCGCTGCCGAAGATCGTCGGTGAGCTGCACGGCCTGGACCGGATGTCCTGGGCGATCACCGCCTACCTCCTCACCTCCACCATCGGCCTGCCGGTCTACGGCAAGCTGGGCGACCTGCTCGGCCGTAAGGGCGTCTTCCAGTTCGCGATCGTGGTGTTCGTCGCCGGCTCCGCGCTCGCCGGGCGCGCCGAGACCATGGACCAGCTCATCGCCTACCGTGCCGTCCAGGGCGTCGGCGCGGGCGGGCTCATGATCGGGGTGCAGGCGATCATCGCCGACATCGTGCCGG
Encoded proteins:
- a CDS encoding SRPBCC family protein; translated protein: MAQVEAVTERVVAADAEKVFDALADYSGTREKVLTEHFSEYEVREGGDGEGTLVHWKLQATSKRVRDCLLEVSEPTDGELVEKDRNSSMVTTWRVTPAGEGRSRVVVTTTWQGAGGIGGFFEKTFAPKGLGRIYGALLDRLAAEVEK
- a CDS encoding alpha/beta hydrolase — translated: MRKRAAVLCGAAVVLAGSFTAVPAEASAPHSAPKLSWKNCGTTTYPTLQCASLKVPLDHANPHGRKITLALSRVPHTATKFQGPLLVNPGGPGGSGLTLAGFVANTLPKEVAAQYDVIGFDPRGVGKSKPALDCKPGYFNPVRPDSVPSTPAIERANLQRARSFARACRDKHADLLPYINTISAVQDMDAIRQAVGNKRINYFGYSYGTYLGAVYAKLFPQRVRRLVLDSVVDPTGVWYEDNLAQDYAFNDRHLAFMAWVAKHHATYKLGTDPARIEEKWYAMRAALAKKPAGGKVGAAELEDTFLPGGYYNGYWPYLAEAFAAYVGDKNTDPLVEAYEDFAAVDAAGDNGYSVYTSVQCRDADWPRDWGQWRQDNWAVYRKAPFMTWSNAWYNAPCAFWPTDTLDPVNVANHELPPTLLLQATGDAATPYHGAVTVHRMLKGSSLVVEQGGQNHGISLSGNACLDKHLAQYLTDGTVPRSGGEVDAVCDALPDPKPPTATSSPSSRGATLHGLLGFRG
- a CDS encoding GNAT family N-acetyltransferase, with translation MVYGDCERVSEIRIGGWRSAYRGLMPQSHLDALSVAEDAERRRARFTDLADTVVNLIAERDGSTAGWACHGPYREGEARTGDAELYAIYVDPGHYGDGIGHALLEESLRRCSAAGHARMFLWVLKENTGARRFYERAGFRPDGAEEPFEVDGVLVPEVRYTRRLGTA
- a CDS encoding Rv2578c family radical SAM protein is translated as MRWENLALESDRSGSEHSRADAALFGADAVTTRTFDTPEFRGITFHEIRARSIINRVPGASRMPFEWTVNPYRGCSHACVYCFARKTHSYLDLDTGLGFDSQIVVKVNAPELLRRQLGSRRWLGEHIAMGTNVDCYQRAEGRYRLMPGIIGALRDHANPFSILTKGTLILRDLELLKQAAAVTDVGISVSVGFTDAELWRTVEPGTPAPERRLEVVRTLGEHGIGCGVLMAPVIPFLSDSPAQLRATVRAIAAAGATSVTPLVLHLRPGAREWFMAWLERHHPYLVRRYQRLYADGAYAPKWYQRRITRQVHELAEEYGIGPTRAGMPRRIREPEAAEPRLTESQMSEPVQLSLI
- a CDS encoding adenylosuccinate lyase, which codes for MDEELRSLTERLRRESGGGAGFERLLVAGDLDELAEALIAPGQSLWARELAAFRLGLAGDRRAFESLVLLLNHRDPQRCASAAHALARLGDPRTARAAAALATNELRVAYALHPVRLLVELRAPEAVPALITTLERRLRPHDPYRRVALACVEGLGTLGDARARTVLSEALAHPTLAEAAVHALARIPKQR